From a region of the uncultured Desulfatiglans sp. genome:
- a CDS encoding hypothetical protein (Evidence 5 : Unknown function): protein MHKLIPAYIKLIYLFSFSLI, encoded by the coding sequence TTGCACAAACTTATCCCTGCGTATATCAAATTGATCTATTTATTTTCTTTCAGTCTGATTTAA
- a CDS encoding hypothetical protein (Evidence 5 : Unknown function), with amino-acid sequence MDDVQMQLLVDLHKSQFRQGPGGEAETKRAMELAGLDRSRHLKIADIGCGTGASTILLASELDAEMTAVDFLPELLDELQARAKDHGVDVGHDATRKRIANQGGLKGRRTNSGLQTRI; translated from the coding sequence ATGGACGATGTACAGATGCAGCTCCTGGTCGATCTGCACAAATCACAATTCAGGCAGGGGCCAGGCGGGGAGGCCGAAACAAAACGGGCGATGGAACTGGCAGGACTCGACCGGTCGCGCCATTTGAAGATAGCGGATATCGGCTGCGGCACCGGCGCATCGACCATCCTCCTGGCCAGCGAGCTGGATGCCGAAATGACCGCCGTGGACTTCCTGCCGGAGCTTCTCGACGAGCTTCAAGCCCGGGCGAAGGACCATGGAGTAGATGTAGGGCATGACGCGACCAGAAAGAGGATTGCCAATCAAGGCGGATTGAAGGGGAGGAGGACGAACTCAGGTTTACAAACAAGGATCTGA
- a CDS encoding transposase — MRKKYQQQMPLMDPSVNHPHAEDYERISAILDDLSIINEMVLQDLTRGIKNRSKGAEGMSAEQVLRAAIIKQTEGFSYEELAFHLVDSRTYRNFCRIGITQKGFKKTALCSNIKSISASTIENINKLIVAYALDKKIEPGKQSRIDCTVVETNIHKPLDSSLLWDCVRVFTNKLVFINDRLDQVNLQFSDHCKRAKRRMLAILNAKNNKIRKEKYKDLLIVAEKTIGYAHSAVSILDSTVFPDPLQATMAQGINEEIKRLIPLAEGVISQTRRRVINNEKVPASEKIVSIFEPHTDIIIKDRRDTLFGHKICVSGGPSNLITDCLILKGNPADTNLTVEMLDRHEQIYGRYPQKVSLDGGFASKSNLQEAKSRGIKDVCFAKKRGLKETDMCKSTWVYNKLRSFRAGIEAGISWLKRCFGLSRCTWKSLRSFKSYIWTSILAANLFTIARSETAT; from the coding sequence ATGCGCAAGAAATATCAGCAGCAGATGCCCTTGATGGATCCCAGTGTTAACCATCCGCACGCCGAAGATTACGAGCGGATAAGTGCCATCCTTGATGATCTTTCTATTATAAACGAGATGGTTTTGCAAGACCTTACTCGTGGAATCAAAAATCGTAGTAAGGGAGCCGAAGGCATGAGCGCAGAGCAAGTCCTGCGTGCCGCTATCATCAAGCAAACCGAAGGCTTCAGCTATGAAGAACTCGCGTTCCATCTTGTCGACTCCAGAACGTATCGAAATTTCTGTAGGATCGGCATAACCCAAAAGGGGTTTAAAAAGACCGCTCTTTGTAGCAATATCAAATCCATTTCTGCTTCCACCATAGAGAATATAAACAAGCTGATCGTGGCATATGCTCTTGACAAAAAGATCGAACCTGGAAAACAGTCACGGATTGATTGCACCGTTGTAGAAACGAATATCCATAAACCACTTGATTCATCTCTTTTATGGGACTGTGTTCGTGTTTTTACAAATAAATTGGTTTTTATCAATGATAGATTGGATCAAGTTAATTTACAATTCTCCGATCATTGTAAAAGAGCCAAACGAAGAATGCTTGCTATATTGAATGCCAAGAACAATAAAATCCGAAAAGAAAAATATAAAGATCTTCTTATAGTAGCCGAAAAGACAATTGGCTATGCACATAGCGCCGTGTCAATTTTAGACTCCACTGTGTTCCCAGACCCGTTACAAGCGACCATGGCACAAGGTATTAACGAAGAAATAAAACGACTTATCCCACTGGCTGAAGGGGTTATAAGCCAAACTCGGCGGCGGGTGATCAATAATGAAAAAGTCCCAGCTTCAGAGAAAATCGTTTCCATCTTTGAACCTCATACAGATATCATCATCAAAGACCGGCGGGATACATTATTCGGCCATAAAATATGTGTGAGTGGCGGACCATCTAATCTGATTACTGACTGCTTGATCCTTAAAGGTAATCCCGCTGATACAAATTTAACCGTCGAAATGTTGGACCGCCATGAGCAGATCTATGGCCGTTACCCGCAAAAAGTTTCCTTGGATGGCGGTTTTGCTTCAAAAAGCAATCTCCAGGAAGCAAAATCGAGGGGCATCAAGGATGTCTGCTTCGCCAAGAAACGCGGCCTAAAAGAAACGGATATGTGTAAAAGCACATGGGTTTACAATAAGCTACGTTCCTTCCGTGCCGGTATTGAGGCTGGTATCTCCTGGCTAAAACGATGCTTTGGATTGTCCCGCTGCACATGGAAGTCTCTTAGGTCCTTCAAGAGCTACATATGGACATCGATTTTAGCAGCGAATTTATTCACCATTGCCAGGAGCGAAACAGCCACTTAA
- a CDS encoding conserved hypothetical protein (Evidence 4 : Unknown function but conserved in other organisms) produces MKKTNEIILYKTSDGDKKVGVLFHDENFWLTQKSLAGLFNVKVPAVSKHLKNIFDSGELDEDSVVSILETTAADGKTYKTKYYNLDAIIALGYRVNSYQATQFRIWATKTLKEFIIKGFVLDDERLKQGKHFGKDYFDELLERIREIRASERRFYQKITDIYALSADYDQNAPITHEFFATVQNKLHWAITGKTAAEIIYESADAEKMHMGLTSWKQAPDGKILKSDVSVAKNYLNEAHIKELNRIVNAYLDLAENRAERQLVMKMEDWVQFLHSFLELSSYPILKDKGKISALEARVKAEQEYETYRKRQDREYISDFDREIKRIQGTQEEDDE; encoded by the coding sequence GTGAAGAAAACCAACGAAATTATCCTATACAAAACCTCAGACGGCGACAAGAAAGTCGGCGTCCTGTTTCATGACGAAAATTTTTGGCTGACCCAGAAGTCGCTGGCCGGGCTGTTCAATGTAAAGGTGCCGGCAGTCAGCAAGCATCTTAAAAACATTTTTGATTCCGGCGAGTTGGATGAGGATTCAGTTGTTTCCATTTTGGAAACAACTGCCGCTGACGGGAAGACCTACAAAACAAAATATTACAACCTCGACGCCATCATTGCGTTGGGGTACCGGGTGAACAGCTACCAGGCCACCCAATTCCGGATCTGGGCGACCAAAACCTTGAAGGAATTCATCATCAAGGGCTTTGTGCTGGATGATGAACGGCTGAAACAGGGAAAACATTTCGGCAAGGATTATTTCGATGAGCTTCTGGAACGGATTCGTGAAATCCGAGCCAGTGAGCGCCGTTTTTACCAGAAAATTACAGATATTTATGCGCTTTCGGCAGATTATGACCAAAACGCTCCCATCACCCATGAATTTTTCGCTACGGTGCAGAATAAACTGCACTGGGCTATTACCGGAAAAACCGCCGCTGAAATCATCTATGAGTCGGCGGATGCCGAGAAAATGCACATGGGGCTGACAAGCTGGAAACAGGCACCTGATGGGAAAATTTTGAAATCCGATGTCTCCGTCGCCAAGAATTACCTGAACGAGGCCCATATCAAAGAACTGAACCGCATTGTGAACGCCTACCTAGACCTTGCCGAAAATCGGGCTGAACGGCAGCTTGTCATGAAGATGGAAGATTGGGTTCAGTTTCTGCACAGTTTCCTGGAGCTTTCCAGCTACCCGATTCTTAAAGACAAAGGAAAGATAAGTGCCCTTGAGGCCAGAGTGAAGGCCGAACAGGAATACGAAACATACAGAAAGCGACAGGACCGGGAGTATATTTCTGACTTTGACCGGGAAATAAAGCGAATTCAGGGTACCCAAGAGGAAGATGATGAATAA
- a CDS encoding conserved hypothetical protein (Evidence 4 : Unknown function but conserved in other organisms), translating to MEGKEDAQPSPADYVRQQGWVLIAFRNALWQLLHAPCFEEGVVDTVMRGGDTDTNAAICGALLGAAGGLDAIPARWLDRVLSCRPKAGQPGVHRPRPACFWPVDALELAEGLIRGGE from the coding sequence ATGGAGGGGAAAGAAGACGCACAGCCCTCGCCGGCTGACTATGTCCGGCAGCAGGGCTGGGTCTTGATCGCGTTTCGCAATGCCCTGTGGCAACTGCTCCATGCCCCGTGTTTTGAAGAAGGCGTCGTCGACACGGTCATGCGCGGTGGAGACACCGATACGAACGCAGCCATTTGCGGGGCGCTCTTGGGCGCTGCGGGCGGCCTTGACGCCATACCCGCGCGATGGCTCGACCGGGTCCTGAGCTGCCGGCCCAAGGCCGGGCAACCTGGCGTCCACCGCCCGCGACCAGCGTGCTTCTGGCCGGTGGATGCGCTGGAACTGGCTGAAGGGTTGATCCGGGGTGGAGAATGA
- a CDS encoding hypothetical protein (Evidence 5 : Unknown function) produces the protein MVFLANLGINLHVCLCGDLQVASAQTLDFLDIGQKSSFPDWKLGSTAKSFPDGHQLGISIILVQERVRCAFTYLVSIRK, from the coding sequence ATGGTCTTTTTGGCCAATCTCGGCATCAATCTGCACGTTTGCTTGTGCGGCGACCTGCAGGTCGCCTCCGCACAAACGCTTGATTTCCTTGATATTGGCCAAAAATCCTCATTTCCGGATTGGAAACTGGGTTCTACCGCGAAATCATTTCCGGATGGACACCAATTAGGCATTTCCATTATTTTGGTGCAAGAAAGAGTCCGTTGTGCTTTTACGTATTTAGTTTCCATCCGGAAATAG
- a CDS encoding ATPase AAA (fragment), which yields MKNTAPSRQHILPTNIWNPGELPPGLTPELLREPHGPLPRNPLIAEPLYRIKYVEKAGTGTTDMIADCRKAGLPGPDFEQRGPYFVVTVWRDWLTDEVLARFQLNERQLLTVSYVKKMGRISNSEYQKLTGASRPTASRDLDELSKRGILKKIGTTGKGTHYLLSKKRITKDFKES from the coding sequence GTGAAAAATACGGCCCCTTCCCGACAGCATATTCTGCCAACCAACATATGGAATCCCGGTGAGTTGCCGCCTGGGCTCACCCCGGAGTTGCTCCGCGAGCCCCATGGACCGCTGCCTCGCAATCCTTTGATCGCCGAACCGTTGTACCGGATCAAGTATGTGGAAAAAGCCGGAACCGGCACCACCGATATGATCGCCGATTGCCGGAAGGCTGGACTTCCCGGGCCTGATTTCGAGCAACGCGGCCCATATTTTGTCGTGACTGTCTGGCGGGACTGGTTGACGGATGAGGTTTTGGCAAGGTTCCAATTAAACGAGAGGCAATTGCTGACAGTGTCTTATGTAAAAAAAATGGGGCGTATTTCCAATTCTGAATATCAAAAGTTGACCGGAGCTTCACGACCGACAGCCAGCCGAGATCTGGACGAATTATCTAAGAGAGGAATTCTGAAGAAAATAGGGACAACCGGTAAAGGCACCCATTACCTTCTTTCAAAGAAACGCATCACAAAGGACTTTAAGGAATCATAA